The Chloroflexota bacterium genome has a window encoding:
- a CDS encoding NAD-dependent epimerase/dehydratase family protein, translating into MRKKAILITGAAGEIGHALIEALAKTGDVPLLSLDLDPLPEDIRELTTHWEADILDQKLLDRLVSEYEFEAIYHLAALLSTRGEFSPGAAHQVNVNGTMQLLRLAAEQSEWRRKPVQFIFPSSIAVYGLPDLETKTQYARVREWEWNYPRTMYGANKLYCELLGVYFSEYYRQLAAEQSTMVDFRAVRFPGLISAFTVPSGGTSDYGPEMLHAAAKGEPYGCFVRPDVRIPFMAMPDAVKSLLALAAAPAEAIGQRVYNVTSFSLSAEEFKQWVLKFFPAAQIDFTPDMKRQTIVDSWAAEMDDSAARRDWGWQPDYDVQRAFEGYLVPNITKRYQD; encoded by the coding sequence ATGCGAAAGAAAGCTATTCTAATTACCGGCGCGGCGGGGGAAATCGGTCATGCGCTGATTGAAGCGCTCGCAAAAACTGGAGATGTCCCGCTGCTTAGTTTGGATTTGGATCCACTGCCCGAGGATATACGCGAGCTGACCACACATTGGGAAGCTGATATCCTCGACCAGAAATTGCTTGACCGTCTGGTGAGCGAATATGAATTTGAAGCCATTTATCATCTGGCCGCGCTGCTTTCGACGCGCGGCGAATTTTCGCCAGGCGCGGCGCATCAGGTCAATGTCAATGGCACTATGCAATTATTGCGCCTGGCCGCGGAGCAATCGGAATGGCGGCGCAAGCCAGTGCAATTTATTTTTCCCAGTTCGATCGCGGTTTATGGCCTGCCCGATCTGGAGACAAAAACTCAATACGCCCGCGTACGCGAGTGGGAATGGAACTATCCCCGCACGATGTATGGCGCGAATAAATTATATTGTGAATTGCTGGGGGTGTATTTTAGCGAATACTATCGTCAATTGGCGGCAGAACAATCCACGATGGTGGATTTTCGTGCCGTGCGCTTCCCCGGCCTGATCAGCGCATTCACCGTTCCCAGCGGCGGCACCAGCGACTACGGTCCCGAAATGCTTCACGCCGCGGCGAAAGGCGAACCGTATGGCTGTTTCGTGCGCCCCGATGTGCGCATTCCCTTTATGGCGATGCCCGATGCTGTAAAATCACTGTTGGCCCTTGCTGCCGCGCCTGCCGAAGCCATTGGGCAGCGTGTTTATAATGTCACTAGCTTTAGTCTCTCGGCAGAAGAATTTAAGCAATGGGTGTTGAAATTCTTCCCTGCTGCACAGATTGACTTTACCCCGGATATGAAGCGTCAAACGATAGTAGATAGTTGGGCCGCGGAGATGGACGATAGCGCGGCGCGGCGCGATTGGGGTTGGCAGCCGGACTATGATGTTCAGCGCGCCTTTGAAGGGTATCTAGTGCCCAATATTACGAAACGTTATCAAGACTGA
- a CDS encoding NAD-binding protein — translation MSAKLTVGYIGLGIMGKSMARNILKAGYPLVVHNRSRSAVAELVAEGAKEAFSPAEVAAQVDVIFTNLPDSPDVELVALGTEGIIEAARDGLIFVDNSTIKPATARLISQELGQKGVLALDCPVSGGDIGAKNGTLAIMVGGPADALEKVLPIFNAVGKSITHVGEAGAGQIAKAANQIMVAAQMVAMGELMILAKKAGADPEKVVAAIQGGAAQCWTLDVKPERLFAGNRQPGFKAYMQAKDLGIVMDTAREYGVPIPAAAVHTQLFDAMLQMGMPELDNSAVVGVVEALANTSLLDA, via the coding sequence ATGTCAGCGAAATTAACGGTAGGATATATCGGCCTCGGCATCATGGGTAAATCGATGGCCCGCAATATCTTAAAGGCTGGTTACCCCCTGGTTGTACATAATCGCAGCCGCAGCGCTGTAGCCGAGTTGGTTGCCGAAGGCGCAAAAGAAGCTTTTTCGCCCGCCGAAGTGGCTGCCCAGGTGGATGTGATATTTACGAACCTTCCCGACTCTCCGGATGTGGAGTTGGTGGCGCTCGGTACTGAAGGCATCATCGAAGCTGCGCGGGATGGCCTGATATTCGTCGATAATTCAACCATCAAACCGGCTACAGCGCGCCTGATTTCCCAGGAACTGGGCCAAAAGGGCGTGCTGGCGCTGGATTGTCCTGTTAGCGGTGGCGATATTGGCGCGAAAAATGGCACCCTGGCGATTATGGTGGGCGGCCCGGCAGATGCGCTTGAAAAAGTGTTGCCAATTTTTAACGCGGTTGGCAAAAGCATCACTCATGTTGGCGAAGCTGGCGCGGGGCAAATTGCTAAAGCCGCCAATCAGATTATGGTGGCTGCCCAGATGGTGGCGATGGGCGAGTTGATGATTTTGGCAAAAAAGGCCGGGGCGGATCCTGAAAAGGTGGTTGCAGCTATTCAGGGTGGCGCGGCTCAGTGCTGGACGCTGGATGTCAAGCCTGAGCGTTTGTTCGCGGGCAATCGTCAACCCGGTTTCAAAGCCTATATGCAGGCTAAAGACCTGGGCATTGTCATGGATACGGCGCGCGAATATGGTGTTCCGATCCCTGCGGCAGCGGTGCATACCCAGCTCTTCGATGCTATGTTGCAAATGGGCATGCCCGAACTGGATAACTCGGCAGTCGTCGGTGTGGTTGAAGCCCTGGCTAATACATCCCTTTTGGACGCGTAG
- a CDS encoding adenylosuccinate synthase, which produces MPLNIIIGTQWGDEGKGRVVDLLAGQADYVARYNGGDNAGHTVQVGEQTFKLHLIPSGVIQPHTVGVIGNGLVVNPAVLLREIEMLGTYGVNINPERLKISHAAHIITPAHLALDAAREQARGTGKIGTTLRGIGPAYNHKAERSGLRVEAMRNLENFAESLKTHVETVNKQLTALYDAEPLDAQAVTEEYVNYAHQLKPYISNVSILLSQALQHGENVLAEGAQGTLLDLDHGTYPYVTSSNPTAPGALVGLGLGVGQIGRVVGVTKAFQTRVGEGPFPTEEAGTVAGHLRGTGANPWDEFGTTTGRPRRVGWLDIVLLRYALRVNGVTELTITKLDVLSGLDTLNICTGYRAGDQVYTDLPFGPTDLDYEPVYEELPGWQEDIMSVRAWEELPAEAQNYIQRIEKLCGVPATLVSVGPEREQIILRV; this is translated from the coding sequence ATGCCACTGAATATTATTATCGGCACCCAGTGGGGTGATGAAGGCAAAGGCCGCGTGGTAGATTTACTGGCCGGACAAGCCGATTATGTCGCCCGTTATAACGGCGGCGATAACGCCGGGCATACTGTACAGGTCGGCGAGCAGACTTTCAAGCTGCATCTGATTCCCTCGGGCGTGATCCAACCCCACACGGTTGGCGTGATCGGCAATGGCCTGGTCGTCAACCCGGCGGTTTTGCTGCGAGAAATTGAGATGCTGGGCACATATGGTGTAAATATCAACCCGGAGCGGCTAAAAATCTCACACGCCGCGCATATTATCACTCCGGCGCATCTGGCGCTGGATGCCGCTCGCGAGCAGGCACGCGGCACAGGCAAAATCGGCACCACACTGCGCGGCATCGGTCCGGCTTACAATCACAAGGCCGAACGTTCCGGCCTGCGCGTGGAAGCCATGCGCAACCTGGAAAATTTCGCCGAGTCCCTCAAAACGCATGTTGAAACCGTCAACAAACAACTGACCGCTCTTTACGATGCCGAACCGCTTGACGCGCAAGCTGTAACAGAAGAATATGTGAACTACGCGCACCAACTCAAACCTTATATCAGCAATGTGTCGATCTTGCTCAGTCAGGCACTGCAACATGGAGAAAATGTACTCGCCGAAGGCGCACAGGGCACGCTACTTGATCTCGACCACGGAACCTACCCCTATGTGACCAGTTCCAACCCCACTGCGCCAGGCGCATTGGTAGGTCTGGGGTTGGGGGTTGGGCAGATTGGGCGCGTGGTCGGGGTTACAAAGGCCTTTCAGACGCGCGTCGGCGAAGGGCCGTTCCCCACCGAAGAGGCGGGCACAGTTGCCGGACATTTGCGCGGCACAGGCGCCAACCCCTGGGATGAATTTGGCACCACCACTGGCCGCCCGCGGCGCGTGGGTTGGCTGGATATTGTGCTGCTGCGCTATGCGCTGCGCGTCAACGGCGTCACCGAACTCACCATCACCAAACTAGATGTACTCTCCGGGCTGGATACGCTCAATATTTGCACGGGCTACCGCGCGGGCGATCAAGTCTATACCGATCTCCCCTTCGGGCCAACCGATCTGGATTATGAGCCCGTCTACGAAGAACTCCCCGGCTGGCAGGAAGATATTATGAGCGTGCGAGCGTGGGAAGAACTTCCTGCCGAAGCGCAAAATTACATCCAACGGATTGAAAAATTGTGTGGGGTGCCGGCAACCTTGGTTTCCGTAGGCCCAGAGCGGGAGCAAATTATCTTGCGGGTTTAA
- a CDS encoding site-specific DNA-methyltransferase, whose amino-acid sequence MSKRKFRNRLNDLDTKEWLKFQKSWFVHNPPPRKKDVLQHPAKYPETLVQEFIEFFTKQEGVVFDPMAGTGSTLIAALRAGRHSYGIELNPAYAKMARQMLLEERQALGDTNDPLIAEVVTGNSTQIATIFPEYDIPPLDYVITSPPYWDMLSAKGAETQKKRRGDDSLDVVYSDHPDDLGNIPDYEHFLNMLVRIYIQMKPFLKPRAYITIIVKNVKKGGKMYPLAWDLARRLDGTYTLKDEKIWCQDNIRLFPYGMGNAWVSNTFHHYCLQFRNE is encoded by the coding sequence ATGAGTAAACGCAAATTCCGCAACCGGCTTAACGATCTAGATACCAAAGAATGGCTCAAATTTCAGAAATCGTGGTTTGTGCATAATCCGCCGCCGCGTAAAAAAGATGTGTTACAACATCCGGCAAAATATCCCGAAACGTTGGTGCAGGAGTTCATTGAGTTTTTTACCAAACAAGAGGGGGTTGTCTTCGATCCGATGGCGGGTACCGGCAGCACATTGATTGCCGCGTTGCGTGCGGGACGTCACAGCTATGGCATTGAACTCAACCCGGCTTATGCAAAAATGGCGCGTCAAATGCTGCTCGAGGAACGTCAAGCCCTGGGGGATACCAACGACCCACTCATCGCCGAAGTCGTCACTGGCAACTCCACTCAAATTGCTACAATCTTCCCAGAGTATGACATCCCCCCCCTTGATTACGTCATCACTTCACCCCCTTATTGGGATATGCTCAGCGCTAAAGGCGCGGAAACCCAGAAAAAACGCCGGGGAGACGATTCGCTGGACGTGGTGTATTCCGACCACCCAGATGATTTAGGCAATATCCCCGATTACGAACATTTCCTAAATATGCTCGTGCGGATTTATATCCAAATGAAGCCGTTTCTGAAACCACGGGCTTATATCACGATTATCGTGAAGAATGTGAAGAAAGGGGGCAAAATGTACCCCTTGGCCTGGGATTTGGCCCGGCGGTTGGATGGAACCTACACGCTCAAAGACGAAAAAATCTGGTGCCAGGATAATATTCGTCTGTTTCCTTACGGGATGGGCAACGCCTGGGTGAGTAATACATTTCACCACTATTGTTTGCAATTTCGGAATGAGTAA